A window from Deltaproteobacteria bacterium encodes these proteins:
- a CDS encoding molybdenum cofactor guanylyltransferase, whose product MLKEEKILGVILAGGQSARFGSNKAFALYDGVPIIHRVLKAMQEVFAETFLITNTPEVYRHLPLPVYQDLLPQRGPMGGLVTAFSLTHKEKIFVVACDLPLLDPALIECILKEAQNFDAIIPVSEQEEYLMAVYSHTLFAGMRQQILTGERSLKKFLAGKPNIHRLNLHPHQSCNINTPQDLARLEAHAH is encoded by the coding sequence ATGTTAAAAGAAGAAAAAATTTTGGGAGTCATCTTGGCGGGTGGCCAATCGGCGCGCTTTGGGAGCAATAAGGCCTTTGCCCTTTATGATGGGGTTCCCATCATTCATCGTGTTTTAAAGGCCATGCAAGAAGTTTTTGCCGAGACTTTTTTGATAACAAACACACCGGAAGTTTACCGTCATCTTCCTCTACCCGTTTATCAAGATCTTCTGCCCCAACGTGGGCCCATGGGTGGGTTGGTAACCGCGTTTAGTTTGACGCACAAAGAAAAAATTTTTGTGGTAGCCTGTGATTTGCCTTTACTCGACCCTGCACTCATTGAGTGTATTTTGAAAGAGGCGCAAAATTTTGATGCGATCATTCCCGTTAGCGAGCAAGAAGAATACCTCATGGCCGTTTACTCTCACACCCTTTTTGCAGGGATGAGGCAGCAGATTTTAACAGGAGAACGTTCGTTAAAGAAATTCTTGGCCGGCAAACCCAATATTCATCGGCTCAATCTCCACCCACATCAGTCTTGTAACATCAACACCCCGCAAGATTTGGCTCGTTTGGAGGCTCATGCTCATTGA
- a CDS encoding MoaD/ThiS family protein: protein MTVQVKFFSQLKDYFKASEKAFDFFKPCTAEQIFLDLFDDITEAKRWRSWVRVAVNGEYVPYDTWVQDGDEVAFIPPVSGG from the coding sequence ATGACAGTCCAAGTTAAATTTTTTTCTCAATTAAAAGATTATTTTAAAGCGTCCGAGAAAGCCTTTGATTTCTTCAAGCCCTGTACGGCGGAGCAAATTTTTTTAGATCTATTCGACGATATTACCGAAGCCAAGCGATGGAGGAGTTGGGTGAGGGTGGCGGTGAATGGAGAGTATGTGCCTTATGACACCTGGGTACAGGATGGGGACGAAGTTGCTTTTATACCCCCCGTGAGTGGAGGCTAA
- the moaA gene encoding GTP 3',8-cyclase MoaA encodes MLIDAYHRKIEYLRLSVTDLCNLRCRYCMPEDGVHTKSKSEILSFEEITRMVRILVALGVKRVRLTGGEPLVRKNLPRLIAMLQGIAGLEEILLTTNGVLLETLAYELKQAGLNKINIHLDTLHPEKFRHVTRWGDLEKVLRGLEKAIALGFKPIKLNMVVQRGFNDEEVEDLLHFAKNLNLVLRLIELMPIGPAQFQQDAYLPLGQILARLSKKYTLEPYENKLGFGPAQYYFVKDFGVVLGTIRPVSKPFCDGCDRIRLSCDGRVQDCLAYNGVLSVRDILRGEEKDDETLAHKIVNLIQGKREGHLGFMQSAKERVPCMYGIGG; translated from the coding sequence ATGCTCATTGATGCTTACCATCGCAAGATTGAATATCTTCGTCTTTCAGTGACGGATCTTTGTAACTTGCGCTGTCGCTATTGCATGCCAGAGGATGGGGTCCATACCAAGTCTAAATCCGAAATTTTAAGCTTCGAAGAAATTACACGCATGGTGAGAATCCTGGTTGCCTTGGGAGTTAAAAGGGTTCGCTTAACCGGTGGCGAACCTTTGGTGCGAAAAAATTTACCGCGGCTTATCGCGATGCTTCAAGGGATTGCGGGGTTAGAAGAAATATTGCTGACCACCAATGGGGTGCTGTTAGAAACGTTAGCCTACGAGTTGAAACAAGCCGGTTTAAACAAAATTAATATTCATCTCGACACGCTTCACCCTGAAAAATTTCGTCACGTAACACGGTGGGGTGATTTAGAAAAAGTTTTAAGGGGCTTGGAAAAGGCTATCGCCCTTGGTTTTAAACCCATCAAACTCAACATGGTTGTGCAACGAGGTTTTAACGATGAAGAAGTCGAAGATCTTTTGCACTTTGCTAAAAACTTAAACCTTGTGTTGCGTTTGATCGAACTCATGCCCATTGGCCCGGCTCAATTTCAACAAGATGCCTATTTACCCTTGGGCCAAATTTTGGCTCGGCTATCAAAAAAATATACTCTGGAGCCTTATGAGAACAAATTAGGTTTTGGGCCCGCCCAATATTATTTCGTTAAAGACTTTGGAGTCGTGTTAGGTACCATCCGTCCCGTGTCAAAGCCTTTCTGTGATGGTTGTGATCGGATTCGTCTTTCTTGTGATGGCAGGGTTCAAGATTGCCTGGCTTACAATGGAGTTCTTTCCGTGCGCGATATTCTGCGTGGAGAGGAAAAAGACGATGAGACCCTCGCTCATAAAATCGTGAACTTGATTCAAGGTAAGCGGGAAGGACATCTGGGTTTTATGCAAAGTGCAAAAGAGAGAGTGCCTTGTATGTATGGAATTGGAGGTTAA
- a CDS encoding molybdenum cofactor biosynthesis protein MoaE — protein MLKITNEAIQVAEVIESVLTPMSGAIVPFIGRVRAEPGIQGLQYEVYSTMALKQFGKICSEASQQWPLERISIVHRAGWVPVGEIAVAIAVSSEHRIEAFAACRYVIEQIKKLVPIWKAEDANCSCHHHPQVSQPVC, from the coding sequence ATGCTTAAAATTACCAACGAAGCCATTCAAGTTGCAGAGGTGATCGAATCGGTCTTGACCCCTATGAGCGGCGCGATTGTGCCCTTTATAGGCAGGGTGCGTGCTGAACCTGGTATTCAGGGTCTTCAATACGAAGTTTATTCCACCATGGCTCTCAAACAATTTGGGAAAATTTGTTCGGAGGCTAGTCAGCAATGGCCCCTGGAAAGGATTTCCATTGTTCATCGTGCGGGGTGGGTGCCTGTTGGTGAGATTGCGGTGGCGATTGCCGTATCCTCCGAGCATCGGATCGAAGCCTTTGCCGCCTGTCGCTATGTGATTGAACAAATTAAAAAACTCGTTCCTATTTGGAAAGCAGAGGACGCGAATTGTTCTTGTCATCACCATCCTCAAGTGAGTCAACCGGTATGTTAA
- a CDS encoding molybdopterin molybdotransferase MoeA, with the protein MISASEAHEKILASVRSLSSEKVSLIDALYRYLASSLLAPIDLPVFDHSAMDGYALCHHDTEVASVGHPVSLKIVGTLAAGDPLRTTPLQPGQAIRIMTGAPIPPGADAVIPFEECVMGSSLDMRQVSQESLKPVSCQDLTQMLVVTQPLKPGRHVRKVGEDIVEGELVLSRGTRITSRGIALLSSLGLEHVWVGAKPKTRVIVTGDELVKPGVPLKEGQIYNSNGPSIVAALEEIGITPDEILWVRDNEKQLEDCFKASPGVDVILCMGGVSAGDYDFVPKILAKMGAEILFHKIAIKPGKPLLFARFDQQLIFGLPGNPVSAWVTFDRFVRPALLKMMGAGECMRPRRLARATEVCVGSLGKEDYLRATLQYCDGEYLARPAGPQGSARLKTLADANGVILIPETKDRIGIGESVEVELWEELP; encoded by the coding sequence GTGATATCTGCGTCAGAAGCCCATGAAAAAATTCTCGCCTCTGTTCGATCCCTCTCTTCAGAAAAAGTTTCTCTGATCGATGCCCTTTATCGTTATCTTGCCTCATCGCTTCTTGCCCCCATCGATCTTCCTGTCTTTGATCATTCTGCCATGGATGGCTATGCCCTCTGCCATCATGATACCGAAGTTGCTTCTGTCGGCCACCCTGTTTCACTGAAGATCGTAGGAACCCTCGCGGCAGGTGACCCCCTGCGGACAACACCCCTCCAACCAGGGCAGGCCATTCGGATCATGACGGGGGCTCCGATTCCTCCGGGAGCAGACGCGGTGATTCCCTTTGAGGAATGCGTAATGGGGTCAAGTCTTGACATGAGACAGGTTAGTCAAGAAAGTTTAAAACCTGTCTCATGTCAAGACTTGACCCAAATGCTGGTTGTTACCCAACCCTTAAAACCGGGCCGACATGTCCGAAAAGTTGGAGAGGATATCGTAGAAGGCGAGTTAGTTTTATCACGAGGCACTCGTATTACCTCGCGAGGGATTGCCTTACTATCGAGCTTAGGGCTTGAACATGTTTGGGTAGGCGCGAAACCTAAGACAAGGGTCATTGTCACGGGTGATGAACTGGTAAAACCCGGGGTGCCTTTGAAAGAGGGGCAAATTTATAATAGCAATGGCCCCAGCATCGTCGCTGCTTTAGAGGAGATAGGTATTACACCCGATGAAATTTTGTGGGTAAGGGACAACGAAAAACAATTAGAAGATTGTTTTAAAGCCTCACCAGGGGTGGATGTTATCCTTTGTATGGGGGGTGTTTCAGCGGGGGATTATGATTTTGTGCCAAAGATTTTGGCCAAGATGGGCGCTGAAATTTTGTTTCATAAAATTGCAATCAAGCCTGGAAAACCTTTGTTGTTTGCGCGTTTTGATCAGCAACTCATCTTTGGGTTACCAGGAAACCCGGTGTCGGCTTGGGTGACCTTCGATCGTTTCGTTCGCCCTGCCCTGTTAAAAATGATGGGGGCAGGGGAGTGTATGCGCCCACGCCGCCTGGCTAGGGCGACAGAAGTGTGTGTTGGTTCGCTAGGAAAAGAAGATTATCTGCGAGCAACCCTTCAATATTGTGATGGGGAATATTTGGCTCGTCCTGCTGGGCCGCAGGGTTCGGCTCGGCTTAAGACCTTGGCCGATGCCAATGGAGTCATCCTCATTCCTGAAACAAAAGACCGTATTGGAATTGGAGAATCGGTTGAAGTCGAATTATGGGAGGAACTACCATGA